Proteins encoded in a region of the Anopheles aquasalis chromosome 2, idAnoAquaMG_Q_19, whole genome shotgun sequence genome:
- the LOC126581342 gene encoding uncharacterized protein LOC126581342 — protein MKRLGIACGLVLLCSCLAAQAALYEAILNSFEVMPGEIEGIVDYGTVRLTRKGRNTFSILGSFSVLQNIGDEAEIMWTAYKLDPFSDRRQKYGAGAGKLCQVIAGDELVYPQLLQVSDFPPKGTCPFPKGNYTIDEYVLDERSLPPFIPPGEWLVEIKMLRDGLLGGGYGVQFTVK, from the exons ATGAAAAGACTTGGTATTGCTTGTGGCTTGGTTCTGTTGTGTAGCTGTTTAGCAGCTCAGGCAGCA CTGTACGAAGCCATATTGAACAGCTTCGAAGTGATGCCGGGGGAAATTGAGGGCATCGTGGACTATGGCACGGTCCGGTTGACACGCAAAGGACGCAACACCTTCAGCATCTTGGGATCGTTTTCGGTGTTGCAGAATATAGGCGACGAAGCTGAG ATAATGTGGACGGCCTACAAGCTGGATCCGTTCAGTGACCGTAGGCAAAAATATGGCGCAGGAGCGGGCAAATTGTGTCAGGTGATCGCCGGTGATGAACTCGTCTATCCTCAATTACTGCAAGTGTCGGACTTTCCGCCGAAGGGTACCTGTCCGTTTCCGAAGGGCAACTACACGATCGATGAGTACGTGCTGGATGAGAGGAGCCTTCCTCCATTTATTCCTCCTGGTGAGTGGCTGGTGGAGATCAAAATGTTACGCGATGGCCTGCTGGGCGGTGGATATGGAGTACAATTTACAGTCAAATAA